Part of the Pseudobdellovibrionaceae bacterium genome is shown below.
CTTTCTTTTGATGTGGCCCGATTTGGCGAAGCTTCAACCATTGAAGAATCTATGTATGATCGTCCGTTCCAATGGGGTTCAAAGCGAACCGGACCCGATTTGGCTCGCGAGGGTGAATCCCGCCCCGATTCCATGTGGCACTTTAAACATATGCGAAACCCAAGGGAAGTGGTGGAGAGCTCTCTAATGCCCAACTATCCGTGGCTGTACTCCAAATCCACAGATTTTATGAGTTTGCGAAAAAAGGTTTCAGTAATGAAAACCTTAGGCGTTCCTTATTCTGAGGCTGAAGTGGGAGATGCAGATAAGTTAGCCGAAGAACACGCTAAAGAACTTGCGGCAGAACTTGTAGAAAAAGGTGCTGATGGCGGAGCTGATCTCTACAAAAAAGAAATTGTAGCACTGATTGCTTACTTGAAGTCCCTCGGCACACGAGGAGGTCGGTAGTATGTTGCGCGAATCTTTGCGCCACCTTCCACCAGGGCTTTGGACCCTGGTGGGGCTACTGGTTACTTTCACTATTTTTTTAGGAATTATCTGGTGGGTGTATCGGAAACAACCCAAGAAACACTATGACCAAATGGCTCACTTGCCATTAACCAAGGATGAACAGCATGAGCGAGGATAAAACAA
Proteins encoded:
- a CDS encoding cbb3-type cytochrome c oxidase subunit 3; the encoded protein is MLRESLRHLPPGLWTLVGLLVTFTIFLGIIWWVYRKQPKKHYDQMAHLPLTKDEQHERG